The following proteins come from a genomic window of Labeo rohita strain BAU-BD-2019 chromosome 25, IGBB_LRoh.1.0, whole genome shotgun sequence:
- the tmem60 gene encoding transmembrane protein 60: protein MNMSLAQRVLLTWIFTLIFLIMLVLKLDGKIVWNWFLIFLPVWTFDLILLLMLIVKMAGRCKPGFDPRNGAENLKKRVWYLVAMLLKLAFCLMLCAKLQNLMDILVSSVCTPLWALLIGAMVELGYNVFHFRRD from the coding sequence ATGAACATGTCTCTTGCTCAAAGAGTCCTCCTGACATGGATCTTCACGCTTATATTCCTTATCATGCTGGTCCTGAAGTTGGACGGGAAGATCGTCTGGAACTGGTTCCTCATCTTCCTTCCTGTCTGGACCTTTGATCTTATTCTCCTCCTCATGCTCATTGTCAAAATGGCAGGCCGCTGCAAGCCGGGGTTCGACCCTCGCAACGGGGCAGAGAACTTGAAGAAGCGCGTGTGGTACCTCGTGGCCATGCTGCTTAAGCTGGCATTTTGTCTGATGCTGTGTGCCAAATTGCAGAACCTAATGGACATCTTGGTGAGCTCGGTTTGCACCCCTCTGTGGGCACTGCTCATCGGAGCTATGGTGGAGTTGGGCTACAATGTTTTCCACTTCAGAAGAGACTGA
- the fgl2b gene encoding uncharacterized protein fgl2b, translated as MWLAVLYIWGSLLTFSVCHVCPETSEDVASWVTLKPLGHCGDEENLCPYRLTLPPLSIQLPRPLRELEKMAKELQDLKDVVNQLRRDCQECKDRQKKHDEGKEKRPQSGEQAVRILTSTLLQEDTSESEGTIKDGMKTLNHSILERQEWNINPRVDLNQGTTDQMSEMSREVKIFNPSLDETPEDISKVRLVFSPTPEETERELKSKRRELIESSLPRRTDAVQPHGKQQPNILRDGHAKNISAILAARRRVQNVADPNGSKGVNWKIMDLSTSAGNRRVVKFPGAGGPLRPRGSYINGRDVKITSEDRLKNAPLVRIHNLQSGDNTVKTEPEEDGYSPVRSGVMQVKEPSPHITNKKPGAPSTNDQNNQAISRFSGPRTDDGHALKDASQVTKVTEDNLSRVNKTGITTLPTNLRKENQDDVSHVSTNKSLPSIMDQAEQPNIVKEEKKHMGQSERLVVISSAEETSSNVNRESLTFPERQVENEHFPITETKNKQTLLKIRDKERRVLVGRTNLQAGDMTVKTEPEEAEFPPARSDVIQEEETSSHIANRKPGTDSGLTLSTDDQNKQDISRFSGRRADDVQGLTDASQVTKVREENLRKVNRTGIRRLPTNPRKENQGDVSHIATNKSVSSVTIRGKQPNMVKEEKEAEMERGEDLTFPGRQVDNEKSLNPITKTNHRQIGSTFLDKADSTSNERTVNSLSPDLKDQMQPGTFIGGTNEPNVFNSLSAGTMKKDIPSLVEKDLVKPTPVQTIKTKSADSTVSKTSRVQPPVVGQGTRRISVTPLKAPAEEIREVSQDNKRYVMPNLSRHPIRHPTTVNSSRVNKLRQRNVMDNMSANRSAGAHPKLSFPVRNSYIARRNGSGIRPSYVRRPNFQTEPTRGFKTKVNTLTQFPSPTGATEQEQTEDIKHIPQAMRSTVLDNQWLENNSTKSQNSGDIQDLDKVRQGKNQVTDNSETVLSSNVEDPNTLQRGASTSHTGGKESRIFSLGTADSSSEHLFDMDKISSGKKGETALTLKKELSKEPETNLFTTSTVSFTDIDHEDSTKSIHKVTNALVEMAKNISWETPVSFENTGATRELELITFNNDRVEENSGDILSNSNSADTAQGYGGEGYAIPVVLETLRNVEEIKGSKLFSLSPEDTAEGFQSHTANDEMTEREQEENIHSTCGSDCHTTSTQQSPTQNTPPVESGREKGPAQDCADYITKSRRNGVYSVTPQPRSSMFPVFCDMESSGGGWTLIQHRFDGSTSFNRTWNEYKNGFGELTEEFWLGNDKIHLLTKAKNMSLRIEIEDFEGVKEYAHYDHFHVANESQQYRLSIGGYSGTAGNAMQFSKTYNHDQKLFTTPDRDNDHYPSGNCGAYYSSGWWFDACMSANLNGRYYQSKYKGVRNGIFWGTWHNITMEYYPTNDRQSFKTVKMMIRPKNYAK; from the exons ATGTGGCTCGCTGTGCTTTACATATGGGGAAGCCTGTTGACATTTTCTGTGTGTCACGTCTGCCCAGAGACCTCCGAGGACGTTGCTTCATGGGTAACGCTGAAGCCCCTGGGGCACTGCGGGGACGAGGAGAACTTGTGCCCTTACCGACTCACCCTTCCGCCTCTCTCCATCCAGCTTCCCAGGCCTTTAAGGGAGCTGGAGAAAATGGCCAAAGAGCTGCAGGACCTAAAGGATGTGGTGAACCAGCTGAGGAGGGACTGCCAAGAATGTaaggacagacagaaaaaacacGACGAGGGTAAGGAAAAGAGACCTCAAAGTGGAGAGCAAGCGGTCCGGATCTTAACGTCAACCTTACTGCAAGAAGACACATCAGAAAGTGAGGGAACCATCAAGGATGGGATGAAGACGCTCAATCATTCCATTTTAGAACGCCAGGAATGGAACATTAACCCGAGGGTTGATCTAAACCAAGGCACCACAGATCAGATGTCTGAGATGAGCAgagaagtaaaaatatttaaccccTCACTTGATGAGACACCCGAGGACATTTCCAAGGTCAGACTCGTGTTCTCGCCCACACCTGAGGAGACAGAAAGGGAACTGAAGTCTAAGCGTAGAGAACTGATAGAATCGTCCCTTCCTAGAAGAACAGATGCCGTACAACCCCATGGGAAACAGCAACCAAACATTCTCAGAGATGGACATGCAAAGAACATCAGTGCCATACTGGCGGCGAGAAGAAGAGTGCAGAATGTGGCTGATCCGAATGGATCAAAGGGTGTTAACTGGAAGATAATGGATTTAAGCACATCAGCTGGGAATAGAAGGGTTGTGAAATTTCCTGGAGCAGGTGGACCACTGAGGCCAAGGGGGTCCTACATAAATGGTAGAGATGTTAAGATTACCAGTGAAGACAGACTGAAAAATGCTCCTTTGGTGAGGATCCACAATCTACAATCCGGAGACAACACGGTCAAGACTGAGCCAGAAGAGGATGGATATTCCCCAGTGAGAAGTGGAGTTATGCAGGTCAAGGAACCAAGTCCtcatataacaaacaaaaaacctggAGCCCCCTCAACAAATGACCAAAACAATCAAGCCATCAGTAGGTTTTCTGGTCCTAGAACAGATGATGGACATGCCCTGAAAGATGCAAGCCAAGTAACAAAAGTTACGGAGGACAATTTAAGTAGAGTAAACAAGACTGGGATTACAACACTCCCAACAAATCTGAGGAAAGAAAACCAGGATGATGTAAGTCATGTATCCACAAATAAGTCACTCCCTAGTATTATGGACCAAGCTGAACAGCCAAACATAgttaaagaggaaaaaaagcaCATGGGACAGAGTGAACGTCTGGTAGTTATTAGTAGTGCGGAAGAGACTAGCTCCAATGTGAACAGAGAGAGCTTGACTTTCCCAGAAAGACAGGtggaaaatgaacattttccaATTACAGAAACTAAAAACAAGCAAACTCTTTTAAAAATTCGGGATAAAGAAAGGAGAGTTTTGGTAGGAAGGACCAATTTACAAGCTGGGGACATGACGGTCAAGACTGAGCCAGAAGAGGCTGAATTTCCCCCAGCAAGGAGTGACGTTATACAGGAAGAGGAAACAAGTTCTCACATAGCAAACAGAAAACCTGGGACAGACAGTGGACTGACCCTGTCAACAGAtgaccaaaacaaacaagacatTAGTAGGTTTTCTGGTCGCAGAGCAGATGACGTACAAGGCCTCACAGATGCAAGCCAAGTAACTAAAGTTAGGGAGGAGAATTTGAGAAAAGTAAACAGGACTGGGATTAGAAGACTCCCAACAAATCCAAGGAAAGAAAACCAAGGTGATGTGAGTCACATAGCCACAAATAAGTCAGTCTCTAGTGTTACAATCCGAGGCAAACAGCCAAACATGGTTAAAGAGGAAAAGGAGGCAGAGATGGAGAGAGGAGAGGACTTGACTTTCCCAGGAAGACAGGTGGACAATGAAAAAAGTCTAAATCCAATCACAAAAACTAATCACAGACAAATTGGTTCCACATTTTTGGACAAGGCTGACAGCACTTCTAATGAAAGGACAGTTAATTCACTGTCTCCAGATCTTAAAGATCAGATGCAGCCAGGAACATTCATTGGAGGGACAAATGAACCTAACGTATTTAACTCACTGAGTGCAGGGACTATGAAGAAGGACATACCAAGCCTGGTGGAAAAAGATCTGGTGAAGCCCACCCCTGTCCAAACTATTAAGACTAAATCCGCTGATAGTACAGTGAGTAAGACCAGTAGGGTTCAACCACCTGTAGTAGGCCAGGGGACAAGGAGAATTTCAGTGACTCCACTCAAAGCTCCAGCTGAAGAGATACGTGAAGTCAGTCAAGACAACAAAAGATATGTGATGCCAAACCTGAGTAGACACCCCATTAGACATCCAACAACTGTGAATTCATCTAGAGTCAACAAACTAAGACAACGTAATGTGATGGACAACATGTCCGCAAACAGAAGTGCTGGGGCACATCCAAAGCTGTCATTTCCAGTCAGAAACAGTTATATTGCCAGGAGAAATGGCTCTGGAATAAGACCGAGCTATGTAAGGAGGCCAAACTTTCAAACTGAGCCAACCAGAGGCTTCAAGACAAAGGTAAACACATTGACTCAATTCCCTAGTCCCACTGGTGCAACTGAACAAGAACAAACAGAAGACATCAAACACATTCCGCAGGCGATGAGGTCAACTGTATTGGACAATCAGTGGTTAGAAAACAACAGTACTAAGTCACAAAATTCAGGAGACATACAAGATTTGGATAAGGTTCGACAAGGTAAGAACCAAGTTACAGACAACAGTGAGACTGTGTTGAGCTCAAACGTTGAGGATCCAAACACTCTGCAAAGAGGAGCCTCAACTTCACATACTGGTGGGAAAGAAAGCAGGATATTTAGTTTGGGAACTGCTGATTCCAGCAGCGAACACCTATTTGACATGGACAAAATCAGCAGTGGGAAGAAAGGAGAAACTGCATTAACTTTAAAGAAAGAGTTATCTAAGGAACCAGAAACAAATCTATTCACCACCTCGACAGTTTCTTTTACGGACATAGACCATGAAGACAGCACAAAGAGTATTCATAAAGTGACAAACGCTCTTGTTGAAATGGCTAAAAACATTAGCTGGGAAACGCCCGTAAGCTTTGAAAACACTGGAGCAACAAGAGAACTGgaacttattacatttaataacgACAGAGTAGAAGAAAACTCTGGGGACATATTATCTAACTCAAACAGTGCGGACACTGCCCAGGGTTACGGCGGAGAGGGCTACGCAATTCCAGTTGTTTTGGAAACGCTCAGAAATGTTGAAGAAATTAAAGGCTCAAAGCTTTTCTCACTCAGCCCAGAGGACACCGCTGAGGGGTTTCAATCGCATACAGCCAATGATGAGAtgacagagagagagcaagaaGAGAACATCCACAGCACCTGTGGCAGTGATTGTCACACCACGTCAACCCAACAGTCCCCAACCCAGAACACGCCCCCAGTGGAATCTGGAAGAG AAAAAGGACCCGCACAAGACTGTGCTGATTACATTACGAAATCCCGAAGGAATGGTGTATATAGTGTAACGCCACAGCCAAGGAGCAGCATGTTTCCTGTTTTCTGTGACATGGAGTCCTCTGGAGGGGGATGGACTTTGATTCAGCATCGTTTTGATGGCAGCACAAGTTTCAATCGCACCTGGAACGAGTACAAGAATGGATTCGGTGAACTAACAGAGGAGTTCTGGCTTGGCAATGACAAGATTCACTTGTTGACAAAGGCGAAAAACATGTCATTGCGAATAGAAATCGAAGACTTTGAGGGCGTCAAAGAGTACGCACATTATGACCACTTCCATGTGGCCAATGAAAGCCAACAATACCGTCTGTCCATTGGTGGTTACTCCGGTACAGCTGGTAATGCCATGCAGTTTAGTAAGACCTACAATCACGACCAGAAGCTGTTCACCACTCCGGACAGAGACAATGACCATTATCCCTCGGGTAACTGCGGGGCCTATTACAGCTCAGGCTGGTGGTTTGATGCATGCATGTCTGCAAACTTAAACGGTAGATATTATCAATCAAAGTACAAAGGGGTACGTAATGGGATATTTTGGGGGACGTGGCACAACATTACAATGGAATATTACCCAACCAATGATAGGCAATCTTTTAAGACCGTTAAAATGATGATTAGACCTAAAAACTATGCTAAATAG